One stretch of Paramormyrops kingsleyae isolate MSU_618 chromosome 4, PKINGS_0.4, whole genome shotgun sequence DNA includes these proteins:
- the LOC111854336 gene encoding LOW QUALITY PROTEIN: putative Polycomb group protein ASXL3 (The sequence of the model RefSeq protein was modified relative to this genomic sequence to represent the inferred CDS: inserted 1 base in 1 codon) produces MKDKRRKKDRTWADAARLALEKHSNTPMTAKQILEVIQKEGLKETSGTSPLARLNAVLRIDSHIGDVTFFKXPGKCGLYALKKESASLVDGASESVCEYDLERIEMTETNNSNAEENGVRDMKRPERQSADSHCTTPALQSKSVSSTQQYTKKALRQALRQHHKRRNGMSMMVNKAVPRVVLTPLKVSDDQPDSPAGSEAQNGIEDRENSEKGMKQNNRSHTGKQISQHLKKLKKSGLGYLKWTKAEDIDIETPGSILVNTNLRALINKHTFASLPQHFQQYLLLLLPDVDRQMGSDGVARLCNSALNNEFFAYAAQGWKQRLAEGEFTPEMQLRIRQEMEKERKTEIWKEKYYETYYGQKSGLTEKDSQSCVPDCDEDQGNTDAEVPAFMQTAVAAEKIELKLSDSACVCEDKDIPSGFNMDVASKPLSVLPTVDIVLSGFPEISEEAVIQEEIAEEVEPNSCTYIDYPDPQIHDPSEHVSADSVKESQTITLPLNNVTALLQQPSLEPSAEIIKAMGNDPETSAASLLSLPSTSETETDEMSPQTEEDATFDKVGSIRTGHSALVETNCLSLSSETKVEKDLHNTGEPDLKHACDNEDTTMSEIVESEAQVTSQAADNVLSSEPNVLPLTSFTTHLEEDAELDATTGADILAPHKPKDSTSYDNKVLQSQLTSDNSEDSEIECLNPDTEVVSVPDPVNEGHGEETPIFQQPDEELDETESENTQDESLSPFSTSNATSASPLANDAVHLDIHCNGKADCSDSVSEHPSDELDSEASQNLDDICEPVPQAKDPKQEQSLPDTVLTKPVNETRSQEELHAENTQLTENTKRTENTTIAYTMNKSLPEINVSKPISYDQVADKTVKISPSLDIVKVKLHKSYPGKQAPSTQEMFHRKPGELSKPLLLDCTDSTDTENSKRKPGELTSGTCKEKRARIECSESSHTSSPAGSREEAPKEEPRVPPLKIQLSKVGLPFIIKTQSVSKPEAKLSSPGRNLGARTLADIKARAHQARAQREAAAAAAVAAAAHITASEGGPPADGCKTRTLAHVKEQTKVKLFPKHHARPQVHHHPKGTKQYNAKEDHHCLELPFNVTRDCAAGVIIANPNRRSPSECLTLVQLPSTNLKPSESQTAIPASVVSVSVPNSVRCFPVHQNLSSVSQARMTNTEDSRAKESAVCNSQVPVSTRLCSIPPGPSVLVSVCSSSLQSSVLKVSPSSAKTSILSSSQRAVLPKYNHELPSVIPQSSVCPSTNTQPCSSLGNGNQSHMGQIRTSSTCATVARPTSNGFHCYVPESIMSHVHEKPKINYQDHHAYQENGDKLQRFQVTAHKDKSVNQKEVITTEVIKTSATQKDIFKCKELPPEDSVSNKAIPCKVIVDHTSATYQNSPSIPVTQHNPPIKGVKTETVLRLQESIMSRAESFRQRTEQNGTFSAASRGNHKTVHGTYGVLQNIPLSQQVSHRESDPEGGAANLIYSSLLYKHAEKTLAIDQDIESKTWPKGNKNMSTLVIQKTHQECNLKLYIRESKDETTPHVFPKCGISKAEVRNSDTGDFKEPWNPRQHLAPRHPDDRQCSLAAENYRVVSAGSASSCRQSSVEASNPLVTQLLQGNLPLEKVLPQPRLGGQLEIHRLPSPFHTNSLRKPMVSERTAMENAQSCLSHKGGVHSLAMVGQSLLQQRDGNAGNKVTTALAELDLFKPDPGKSTVDGDNRNSSCSFGAHLHALDVGQKIAQEWGGRNVRQRSITPSLEIKESKRPLFTCSLQKRVSGLNKNSSFSSESDTSQRPFYPPTTAGRDSSLLSAPVQACKTSPFVCADPNKLVLNRNQGQNGPESMTTDQFKKGAYPTSLRNMQADYFETVSQNKPLAHSTNALPKIQSDQRQAAGVMETNRNLNWLTSGSVCNRIKVEPISFDENLNNSCEINSKQACYEQNDWTKNSKVPPFVAPEQQKVFTQQSPRLDPHQQAYSNYSSIHFSNGKLNRTASVIERSVGNPRLQATPVSSHKFANQNSVDELQLKCSCKLKAMIVCKGCGAFCHDDCIGPSELCVACLVVR; encoded by the exons GATCGGAAGCTCAGAATGGAATAGAAGACAGAGAGAACTCAGAAAAAGGCATGAAGCAGAACAACAGATCTCACACAGGCAAGCAAATCAGTCAACACCTTAAGAAGCTAAAGAAATCTGGCCTAG GGTATCTAAAGTGGACCAAGGCAGAAGATATTGACATTGAGACACCTGGGTCTATATTAGTGAACACTAACTTGAGGGCATTGATCAACAAACACACCTTTGCTTCATTACCTCAGCATTTCCAACAATACCTCTTGCTTTTGCTACCCGATGTTGACAGACAG ATGGGCAGTGATGGAGTGGCACGTCTCTGTAATTCAGCCCTAAATAATGAGTTCTTCGCCTACGCCGCCCAAGGCTGGAAACAGAGGTTGGCAGAAG GTGAATTTACTCCAGAAATGCAACTACGAATCCGACAGGAAATGGAAAAAGAGAGGAAAACTGAGATATGGAAAGAAAAATATTACGAAACTTACTATGGGCAAAA ATCAGGCTTGACTGAGAAAGATTCACAGAGTTGTGTACCTGACTGTGATGAAGATCAGGGAAATACTGATGCCGAAGTTCCAGCTTTCATGCAGACGGCTGTAGCAGCTGAGAAAATTGAGCTGAAATTGAGTGACAGTGCATGTGTTTGTGAAGATAAGGACATACCGAGTGGTTTCAATATGGATGTGGCATCAAAACCATTATCTGTATTGCCCACTGTGGATATTGTACTCTCTGGATTCCCTGAGATTTCTGAAGAGGCGGTGATCCAAGAGGAGATAGCAGAAGAAGTGGAACCCAATTCCTGTACATATATCGATTATCCTGATCCTCAGATTCACGATCCTTCTGAACATGTCAGCGCTGACTCTGTTAAGGAGAGTCAAACGATAACCCTTCCACTGAACAACGTGACTGCCCTCCTACAGCAGCCCTCCTTAGAGCCGTCAGCAGAAATAATCAAAGCAATGGGTAACGACCCTGAAACATCAGCCGCGTCTCTACTGTCACTTCCCTCCACTTCAGAAACGGAGACTGATGAAATGTCACCACAAACGGAGGAAGATGCTACATTTGATAAAGTAGGTTCCATACGCACTGGACACAGTGCCCTTGTGGAGACTAACTGTCTGTCATTGTCCAGTGAAACAAAAGTCGAAAAGGACCTCCATAACACAGGGGAACCTGACTTAAAGCATGCTTGTGACAATGAGGACACGACAATGTCTGAGATAGTGGAGAGTGAAGCACAGGTTACATCACAAGCAGCGGATAATGTTCTAAGCAGTGAGCCAAATGTTCTACCTTTAACGTCATTCACAACTCACTTAGAAGAGGATGCAGAACTTGATGCCACAACCGGTGCCGATATTCTTGCTCCACATAAACCAAAAGACTCAACTTCTTATGATAATAAAGTATTACAATCACAGTTGACGTCAGATAACTCGGAAGACAGTGAGATTGAGTGTTTAAATCCTGACACTGAAGTTGTTTCTGTTCCTGACCCTGTTAATGAAGGTCATGGTGAGGAGACACCGATATTTCAACAACCAGATGAAGAACTCGATGAAACTGAAAGCGAAAACACTCAAGATGAAAGTCTGTCTCCTTTTTCTACGTCCAATGCAACGTCTGCCTCACCATTAGCTAATGACGCAGTACACCTAGACATACATTGCAATGGAAAAGCTGATTGTTCTGACAGTGTATCAGAACATCCCTCTGATGAGTTAGATTCTGAAGCATCACAGAATTTAGATGATATCTGCGAACCTGTGCCACAAGCTAAAGACCCAAAGCAAGAACAGAGCCTTCCTGATACTGTCTTAACCAAACCAGTAAATGAGACAAGATCACAAGAAGAGTTACACGCTGAAAATACACAACTTACGGAGAATACAAAAAGGACAGAAAACACCACCATTGCCTACACCATGAATAAATCACTGCCAGAAATAAATGTCTCCAAGCCAATATCATATGATCAGGTTGCAGACAAGACTGTAAAAATCAGTCCATCGCTAGATATAGTGAAGGTAAAATTGCACAAGTCATATCCAGGGAAGCAGGCACCCAGTACACAGGAAATGTTCCACAGGAAGCCAGGAGAGCTGAGCAAACCATTGCTGCTGGACTGTACAGACAGTACAGACACGGAGAATTCCAAGCGGAAGCCGGGAGAGCTGACCTCAGGGACGTGCAAGGAGAAGAGGGCGAGGATCGAGTGCAGCGAGAGCAGCCACACCTCCTCAcctgcaggcagcagagaggagGCGCCGAAGGAGGAGCCACGAGTGCCTCCTCTCAAG ATCCAGCTCTCCAAGGTCGGGTTGCCGTTTATTATCAAGACTCAATCTGTGTCCAAGCCAGAAGCTAAACTTTCTTCTCCAGGGAGGAACCTTGGTGCCAGGACTCTGGCAGATATCAAGGCCAGGGCTCATCAGGCCCGCGCCCAGAGGGAGGCTGCAGCCGCTGCAGCCGTCGCTGCAGCTGCGCATATCACTGCTTCGGAGGGAGGACCCCCTGCTGATGGATGCAAGACGCGCACACTAGCCCACGTCAAAGAGCAGACCAAGGTGAAGCTTTTCCCTAAGCATCATGCCCGGCCTCAGGTTCACCATCACCCTAAGGGCACCAAGCAGTACAATGCAAAGGAGGACCATCATTGCTTAGAGCTGCCATTCAACGTGACCAGGGATTGTGCAGCTGGTGTCATCATCGCCAACCCCAACAGGAGATCTCCCAGTGAATGCCTCACACTCGTTCAACTACCCAGTACCAATTTAAAACCGTCCGAAAGCCAAACTGCCATTCCAGCATCCGTAGTCAGTGTATCGGTGCCAAATTCTGTTCGCTGTTTTCCGGTTCACCAAAATTTGAGTAGCGTATCCCAAGCTAGAATGACAAATACTGAGGATTCAAGAGCAAAAGAAAGTGCTGTTTGTAACAGTCAGGTACCAGTGTCTACTCGTCTTTGTTCCATTCCGCCCGGTCCCTCAGTTCTTGTATCTGTTTGTAGTTCTAGCCTGCAAAGTTCGGTCTTAAAAGTTTCCCCTTCCAGTGCCAAAACCTCAATTCTGAGCTCATCACAACGAGCTGTCTTACCAAAGTATAACCATGAACTTCCATCTGTGATTCCACAATCTTCTGTTTGTCCTTCCACGAATACACAGCCTTGTTCATCTCTTGGTAATGGGAACCAGAGCCACATGGGCCAGATCAGAACCTCCTCAACCTGTGCCACTGTTGCAAGACCTACATCAAATGGGTTCCATTGCTATGTACCAGAAAGTATCATGTCACATGTTCATGAGaaaccaaaaattaactaccaAGACCACCATGCCTATCAAGAGAATGGAGATAAGCTTCAACGCTTTCAAGTCACAGCTCATAAAGACAAATCGGTAAATCAAAAGGAGGTAATAACAACCGAAGTAATAAAGACATCTGCAACTCAGAAAGACATATTTAAGTGCAAAGAGTTGCCTCCAGAAGATTCTGTCTCAAACAAAGCTATTCCATGCAAAGTGATTGTAGATCATACTTCTGCTACATATCAGAATTCCCCGAGTATCCCTGTAACCCAGCACAACCCACCAATCAAAGGTGTTAAAACAGAAACTGTTCTCCGCCTACAGGAATCCATTATGAGCAGAGCTGAGTCATTTCGCCAGAGAACAGAGCAAAATGGCACCTTCAGTGCTGCTTCCAGAGGGAACCATAAAACAGTGCATGGCACATATGGTGTCCTGCAGAATATCCCTTTATCTCAACAGGTTAGCCACAGGGAATCAGACCCAGAAGGAGGAGCTGCTAATCTCATATACAGCTCTTTACTCTACAAACATGCCGAAAAAACCTTGGCTATAGACCAAGACATTGAATCAAAGACATGGCCGAAGGGAAACAAGAATATGAGCACATTAGTCATCCAGAAAACTCATCAAGAATGTAACCTTAAACTATACATACGAGAAAGCAAGGATGAGACGACTCCCCACGTTTTCCCCAAATGTGGAATTTCAAAAGCAGAAGTCCGCAACAGTGACACTGGGGACTTTAAGGAGCCATGGAATCCTCGGCAACACCTAGCTCCACGTCATCCGGATGACAGGCAGTGTTCACTGGCTGCGGAGAACTATAGAGTGGTTTCTGCTGGTAGTGCGTCCAGTTGTCGTCAGTCTTCAGTGGAAGCCAGCAATCCGCTGGTGACACAGCTGCTGCAGGGAAACCTGCCTCTAGAGAAGGTGCTGCCTCAGCCTCGACTTGGAGGCCAATTGGAGATACACAGGCTTCCTTCACCTTTCCACACTAACTCTCTGCGTAAACCCATGGTTTCGGAGAGGACTGCCATGGAGAACGCTCAGAGCTGCCTCAGCCACAAGGGAGGGGTTCATAGCCTGGCCATGGTGGGTCAAAGCCTTCTCCAACAGCGAGATGGCAATGCCGGTAATAAGGTGACCACAGCCCTGGCAGAGCTGGACCTTTTCAAACCCGATCCAGGAAAATCAACTGTGGACGGCGATAACAGGAATTCCTCCTGTTCCTTTGGTGCTCATTTACATGCACTGGACGTGGGGCAGAAAATAGCgcaggagtggggggggaggaATGTGAGGCAGAGGAGCATCACGCCCAGCCTCGAGATCAAAGAATCAAAGAGGCCCCTCTTTACCTGCAGCTTACAGAAACGAGTATCTGGTCTCAATAAAAACAGCAGCTTCTCCTCTGAAAGTGATACCTCCCAAAGGCCATTTTACCCACCAACAACTGCAGGCAGGGACTCCAGCCTCCTAAGTGCTCCAGTGCAAGCCTGCAAAACAAGCCCATTTGTCTGTGCCGATCCAAACAAATTAGTGCTCAATAGGAACCAGGGACAaaacggtccggagtcaatgACTACAGATCAATTTAAAAAAGGTGCGTACCCGACTAGTCTGCGGAATATGCAGGCTgattattttgaaactgtctcACAGAACAAGCCTTTAGCCCATTCAACAAATGCTCTGCCAAAGATCCAGTCAGATCAAAGGCAAGCGGCCGGAGTCATGGAGACGAACAGGAATCTGAACTGGTTAACTTCTGGAAGTGTTTGCAACAGAATTAAAGTGGAGCCAATTTCTTTTGATGAAAATTTAAACAACAGCTGTGAAATTAATAGCAAGCAGGCATGCTATGAACAAAATGACTGGACGAAAAACTCTAAGGTTCCTCCATTCGTTGCCCCTGAGCAACAAAAGGTTTTTACGCAGCAGTCTCCACGACTAGATCCTCATCAACAAGCGTATAGCAACTACTCCTCCATACACTTCAGCAACGGGAAGCTGAACAGAACGGCTTCTGTTATAGAGAGGTCTGTGGGAAATCCCAGACTCCAGGCTACACCTGTGTCTAGTCACAAATTTGCCAACCAGAACAGTGTGGATGAACTGCAGCTTAAATGCTCCTGCAAACTGAAAGCGATGATCGTTTGTAAGGGATGTGGTGCCTTCTGCCATGATGATTGCATAGGGCCGTCGGAGTTGTGTGTTGCTTGCCTCGTTGTTCGATAA